The following coding sequences are from one Natrarchaeobaculum sulfurireducens window:
- a CDS encoding IS5 family transposase, with amino-acid sequence MEVDLLDFVEQCRHLVKQALGKHAGEPASGGFARWKHVVLHCFRLEEDHSYRETPNRLKYMAEIRDALDLDRDDLPDYTTIYKSFDRLKMWVWRALLRVSAQQHPQSGHAALDSTFFDRRSASSYYRQRSGSNVQTLKVTTLTDRESLAVLDVHISARWKHDTKTGPQVVRRNADDLLSVAADKAFHNWITKYEFYALGVEPLILQRGSRPLTVGHNALIRTKGYSQRWMAETSYSTTKRSLGDAVRALGWYRQFREIILMFAISNIEPLCEPL; translated from the coding sequence ATGGAAGTCGATCTCCTCGACTTCGTTGAGCAGTGTCGGCACCTAGTCAAACAAGCGTTGGGGAAACACGCGGGCGAGCCCGCCAGCGGCGGGTTCGCCCGCTGGAAACACGTCGTTCTGCACTGTTTTCGTCTCGAAGAAGACCATAGCTACCGCGAAACGCCGAATCGGCTGAAGTATATGGCCGAGATTCGTGACGCACTCGACTTAGATCGAGACGATCTACCGGACTACACCACGATCTACAAATCGTTCGACCGGCTGAAAATGTGGGTGTGGCGGGCGCTGCTGCGCGTTTCAGCGCAGCAGCACCCGCAGTCCGGACATGCAGCACTCGACAGCACGTTCTTCGACCGCCGCTCGGCCTCGTCGTACTATCGCCAGCGGTCGGGAAGTAACGTTCAAACACTGAAAGTGACGACATTAACCGACAGAGAGTCTCTTGCCGTCCTTGACGTACATATTTCGGCCCGGTGGAAACACGATACGAAGACCGGGCCGCAGGTCGTCCGCCGGAACGCGGACGACCTGCTGTCCGTGGCTGCTGACAAAGCGTTCCACAACTGGATCACGAAATACGAGTTCTACGCACTCGGTGTCGAGCCACTCATCTTACAGCGTGGATCGAGACCGTTGACGGTGGGACATAACGCGCTCATCCGGACAAAAGGCTATTCTCAGCGCTGGATGGCCGAGACTTCGTATTCGACAACAAAGCGCTCGCTCGGCGATGCCGTGCGAGCGCTCGGCTGGTATCGACAGTTCCGTGAAATCATCCTCATGTTCGCCATCTCGAACATAGAACCACTCTGTGAGCCGCTGTAA